One Vicia villosa cultivar HV-30 ecotype Madison, WI linkage group LG5, Vvil1.0, whole genome shotgun sequence genomic window, GAGATGACAAATATCTAATTGCAACAGCAGAGCAGCCACTTTGTGCATATCATATAGATGATTGGATCCAACCTACCCAGCTACCCCTTAGGTAACATGAATTTAGTCACATCTTTCATATTAAACTTGAAAACtatgttatatttttaattttggaaACATAATTTCTGCAGGTATGCTGGATATTCATCTTGCTTTCGTAAAGAAGCTGGATCTCACGGTCGAGATACTTTAGGAATATTCCGAGTTCACCAGTTTAAGAAAGTATAGCAGTTTTGTATTACCTCCCCAAAAGTCAATTATTCATGGGACACGCACGAGGAAATGCTTAAGAACTCTGATGAATTTTACAAGGCGGTATGACAATGTCCTTCATTATAAAGCCATTTTTTTCATTTGAGCAATTGTTTCGAAACGATTTATAAAAGAGTAATAATTTACGATTTATATTATAATACTCCCTCTGGTCCTATatttaagaaagaaaaaatatcaaGACCTATGACACTCATTTAATATAGTAAATTTTTTTCCTACTGTACATGCATTTGGAAAGCAGATTTGGAATGGTTGCCCATGTTAAAAGTAATCTATAAGATTAATCTGCCGTCTTGTTTAATGCATCTCAATATTTCTTGTAAGGTTTGATATGTAGGACTTTGTTGTATGTTTGTGGTTATTGTCTGTCTTCTGTCATTAGCTCATTCTATTTCATGTTGGTTGTGTATGGAAAGTGAGTTTAAGTATTTTGATGTTGATTATGCCCTTAACCTAGGTTGACTATGACTTTTGACGAAGTTAGTGTGTATCCTATCCCAGCAACACTTTACCTTGTCAAAAATTTGCTCCAGGTTTGTGACTAATGCTTTAAGTTTGTTGTTATGATGACAATGAAATTATTCTACAAaacttttttttcccttttttcaCAACATATGTTATAAAGCTTTTTGAATATGTAGATGCTCCAGGCTATCAGATATTAAAGAACTTTAATGTTATCAATACAGGTGGGATCGCTTGTCCACCTTTTGATTGGTACATTGATAATCTTCTATTCAACTTGATTGTAAAATGTAACTTGATTTGTAGATACTAAATtagatttgttatttatttaaccaGGGTCAAGATATGCAGTGCAAAGATCTGGAAATGTTCTCATGGCATTCAATAACAAGGTATTAATCTAGTAATCAACGGAAATATAGAAAGAAGGATGAAGTGTAtacaattgaaaaaataaatcagATTTGAATAAGATATAATTTAGAATTTTCTGATATAAACTTTTTCATGTTGTCATTCGTAATTTCTAACAAATTTTTACACATATTTTCTGAGAGTTTCCTATGCAAGAATCCTCTTTGTAATGTAATCATGAttgaataaatttattttcattgatGAAGGAAGCTAGTTCGGCTATCCCCTTATTCTCTCCAATTCTTGTTCCAATGGCTCAAAGCTTTGGTCCACTTCGATTAGATATTTTTTCTTCACCAACTCTACGAGCAGGGGTCAGTATTTCTACATAAATATCT contains:
- the LOC131607402 gene encoding uncharacterized protein LOC131607402 — protein: MNFTRRLTMTFDEVSVYPIPATLYLVKNLLQVGSLVHLLIGSRYAVQRSGNVLMAFNNKEASSAIPLFSPILVPMAQSFGPLRLDIFSSPTLRAGVSIST